A region of Pasteurellaceae bacterium Orientalotternb1 DNA encodes the following proteins:
- a CDS encoding peptidase, whose amino-acid sequence MNNFPHQHTAHCESGVMSTMLKAHGIDLNEAMVFGLAHALTFVYLPLIKVGGMPLISYRMPPKSIIKNISNSLKLPLKLQKFRDEQAGQKALDHALADGQLVGLQTSVFWLPYFPPEMRFHFNAHNLLVYGKEQDEYLISDPVFETVQRCSAASLQKARFAKGALAAKGLMYYLQKNPQNRPLDLPSLVRKAIRKQAKQMLAPLFFVGVKGIRTVAKSIEKLVDSKKGEKYNRLYLGHIVRMQEEIGTGGAGFRYLYAYFLEQASEICQEPQFKQASEQMTAIGDQWREFASLCVKQCRKPTVEGYKEIAEFLRGVAEREEALWKMLK is encoded by the coding sequence ATGAACAATTTCCCTCACCAACACACTGCCCACTGTGAAAGCGGTGTGATGTCCACTATGTTAAAAGCCCACGGGATCGACTTGAATGAAGCGATGGTGTTTGGCTTGGCTCACGCCTTGACTTTTGTCTATCTGCCGCTGATTAAAGTGGGCGGAATGCCGTTGATTTCGTACCGAATGCCGCCGAAGTCAATTATTAAAAATATCAGTAACTCATTGAAATTACCGTTAAAACTGCAGAAGTTTCGTGATGAACAAGCGGGACAAAAAGCACTCGATCACGCCCTTGCAGACGGGCAATTAGTTGGCTTGCAAACTTCAGTTTTCTGGCTGCCCTATTTTCCGCCTGAAATGCGTTTTCACTTTAATGCCCATAATTTGTTGGTGTATGGCAAAGAACAAGATGAGTATTTAATCAGCGATCCCGTTTTTGAAACGGTGCAACGCTGCTCGGCAGCTAGCCTACAAAAAGCTCGTTTTGCCAAAGGGGCGTTGGCGGCAAAAGGGTTGATGTACTATTTGCAAAAAAATCCGCAAAACCGACCGCTTGATCTGCCTTCTCTGGTTCGAAAAGCCATCCGCAAGCAAGCCAAACAGATGCTCGCCCCGCTTTTTTTTGTCGGTGTGAAAGGCATTCGTACGGTGGCGAAATCTATCGAAAAGCTGGTAGATAGTAAAAAAGGCGAAAAATATAACCGCTTGTACCTCGGGCATATTGTGCGGATGCAAGAAGAAATCGGCACGGGCGGAGCGGGCTTCCGCTATCTCTACGCCTATTTCCTTGAACAAGCGTCGGAGATCTGCCAAGAGCCGCAATTCAAACAAGCCTCGGAACAGATGACTGCAATCGGCGATCAATGGCGTGAATTTGCCAGTCTTTGCGTCAAACAATGTCGCAAACCAACGGTGGAAGGGTATAAAGAAATTGCAGAATTTTTGAGAGGGGTTGCAGAGAGGGAAGAAGCATTGTGGAAAATGTTGAAATAA
- a CDS encoding dialkylrecorsinol condensing enzyme, whose protein sequence is MKKILLISYSQTGQLTQLAESFVSPLQMQSDIMVEHCQLKPQIPFPFPWQFTPFFNAFPESVHLQPVPIEPPQLQYEKYDVVIIAYTVWFLSPSQPITAFLQHPHAKAILKDTPVITLIGCRNMWLMAQEKVKKMLNEAGANLVGNVVKVDQSNDWASFITTPMWMFTGKKKPYKWLTSAGIADSEIQDARRFGEKLLQNFRENRPLDRTLFQGMQAVKIDEKLMMSEKVGHRSFFIWGKLLIKCGQISPTLRQGVLYLYVLFLIAMILTVVPISAVIKWALKPLLQKKLDEQKRYFAEPSGE, encoded by the coding sequence ATGAAAAAGATACTTTTAATTTCCTATTCTCAAACTGGGCAACTTACGCAGCTTGCCGAAAGTTTTGTTTCGCCATTACAAATGCAATCAGACATTATGGTCGAACATTGTCAGCTCAAGCCACAAATTCCTTTCCCGTTTCCGTGGCAATTCACCCCCTTTTTTAATGCTTTCCCTGAAAGCGTGCATTTGCAGCCTGTCCCGATTGAGCCTCCACAGTTACAATACGAAAAATATGATGTGGTGATCATCGCCTACACCGTTTGGTTTTTATCTCCCTCGCAACCGATCACTGCTTTTTTACAGCATCCGCACGCCAAGGCGATCTTAAAAGACACGCCCGTGATTACCCTCATCGGTTGCCGTAATATGTGGTTGATGGCTCAGGAAAAAGTCAAAAAAATGTTGAACGAAGCTGGGGCAAATTTGGTGGGCAATGTGGTGAAAGTCGATCAATCAAATGACTGGGCAAGTTTTATCACCACACCGATGTGGATGTTCACTGGCAAGAAAAAGCCGTATAAATGGCTGACGAGTGCAGGTATTGCAGACAGCGAAATTCAGGACGCTCGCCGTTTTGGTGAGAAACTGTTGCAAAATTTTCGTGAAAACCGACCGCTTGATCGTACCCTTTTCCAAGGAATGCAAGCGGTTAAAATTGACGAAAAATTGATGATGAGCGAAAAAGTCGGGCATCGCAGTTTCTTTATTTGGGGTAAATTGCTGATTAAGTGCGGGCAAATTTCCCCGACTTTACGCCAAGGCGTACTGTATCTCTACGTCCTATTTTTAATCGCAATGATTTTAACGGTGGTACCGATTTCAGCCGTCATAAAATGGGCGTTGAAGCCGCTCTTACAAAAGAAATTAGATGAACAAAAACGTTATTTTGCCGAGCCATCAGGCGAGTAG
- a CDS encoding beta-ketoacyl-ACP synthase II, whose protein sequence is MKRVVVTGIGGITAFGRSWAEIKAAFQRKQNAVQSMAGWAERYPELEARLGAVIADYHPPKHWNRKQLRSLGRVSQLVVDASEQALANANLLGENGVILDYLKDGRMGVACGSSTGSTNDIKDAAELLMTGKSDGFNANTYVRMMPHTTAANIGIFFGLTGRIIPTSSACSSGSQAIGYAYESIKYGLIPMMLAGGGEEFCPSEVYVFDSLYAASRKNDTPKLTPSPYDQGRDGLVIGEGAGMFVLEELEHALARGANIIAEVVGYGANSDGSHVTRPQKETMQRCMELAIRDAAISPAQIGYVNGHGTATEQGDIAETQATEAVFGQIPLSSQKSYLGHTLGACGALESWFSIEMMRDGWFAPTLNLDNVDERCGKLDYIQGNGRAIQTDYVMNNNFAFGGVNTSLIFKRWTGK, encoded by the coding sequence ATGAAACGTGTAGTTGTAACTGGCATTGGCGGTATTACCGCCTTCGGTCGAAGTTGGGCGGAGATAAAAGCCGCTTTTCAACGTAAGCAAAATGCCGTGCAATCAATGGCAGGTTGGGCAGAGCGTTATCCCGAATTGGAGGCTCGCTTAGGGGCGGTGATTGCCGATTATCATCCACCAAAACATTGGAACCGCAAGCAGCTTCGCAGCCTTGGGCGAGTGTCGCAGTTGGTGGTAGATGCTAGTGAGCAAGCCCTTGCGAATGCAAATTTGCTTGGTGAAAATGGCGTGATTTTAGACTACCTGAAAGACGGTAGAATGGGCGTGGCGTGCGGTTCTTCAACGGGTTCGACTAACGATATTAAAGATGCCGCCGAGCTATTGATGACGGGTAAATCTGACGGTTTCAACGCCAACACCTATGTGCGAATGATGCCGCACACTACTGCAGCAAACATTGGTATTTTCTTTGGGCTGACGGGGCGAATTATCCCGACTTCAAGTGCTTGTTCATCGGGCAGCCAAGCGATTGGTTACGCTTACGAATCAATTAAATACGGCTTGATCCCGATGATGCTCGCAGGCGGTGGCGAAGAATTTTGCCCATCGGAAGTTTATGTATTCGACTCGCTCTATGCCGCTAGTCGCAAAAATGATACCCCAAAATTGACCCCAAGCCCGTACGATCAAGGGCGTGATGGCTTAGTGATCGGCGAAGGGGCGGGAATGTTTGTGCTGGAAGAGTTAGAACACGCCTTGGCTCGTGGGGCAAATATTATTGCGGAAGTGGTTGGCTATGGGGCGAACAGTGATGGCAGCCACGTTACCCGCCCGCAAAAAGAAACGATGCAGCGTTGTATGGAACTGGCAATTCGTGATGCGGCAATTTCCCCTGCTCAAATCGGCTATGTAAACGGGCATGGCACTGCCACCGAACAAGGTGATATTGCTGAAACCCAAGCGACCGAAGCGGTGTTTGGGCAAATTCCGCTTAGCTCACAAAAAAGCTATTTAGGGCATACACTCGGGGCGTGCGGAGCATTGGAAAGTTGGTTTAGCATTGAGATGATGCGAGACGGCTGGTTTGCACCAACCTTGAATTTAGATAACGTGGACGAACGTTGTGGCAAGTTAGACTACATTCAAGGCAACGGGCGAGCAATCCAGACCGATTATGTGATGAACAACAATTTCGCCTTTGGTGGTGTGAATACCTCGTTGATTTTTAAACGTTGGACTGGAAAATAA
- a CDS encoding acyl carrier protein yields MTYQFTLEPDLLELELKKLIVQESEKDEFSPLEITDDEWLFGDESRIQLDSLDALQIAVALQAHFGVRLQGDRQVRKHMMCVRDLAAFIRASH; encoded by the coding sequence ATGACCTACCAATTTACCCTTGAACCTGATTTACTTGAACTTGAGCTAAAAAAATTGATTGTCCAAGAGAGCGAGAAGGACGAGTTTTCGCCTTTGGAAATCACCGATGATGAGTGGCTGTTTGGTGATGAAAGCCGTATTCAGCTTGACTCGCTCGATGCGTTGCAAATTGCCGTGGCTTTGCAAGCCCATTTTGGCGTTCGGCTTCAGGGCGACCGTCAGGTGCGTAAGCATATGATGTGTGTGCGGGATTTAGCTGCCTTTATTCGAGCGAGCCATTAA
- a CDS encoding acyl carrier protein, with protein sequence MTEQEIQKVLTDALVSLFEIDAEKITLDTHLYQDLEIDSIDAIDLIDYIKRQTGYKLQAEDFRNVRTVRDVIDAVKKISANNG encoded by the coding sequence ATGACTGAACAAGAAATTCAAAAAGTCTTAACCGATGCGTTGGTGTCGCTATTTGAAATTGATGCGGAAAAAATCACGCTCGACACCCATTTATATCAAGATTTGGAAATTGATAGCATTGATGCGATTGATTTGATCGACTACATCAAACGCCAAACGGGCTACAAATTACAAGCAGAAGATTTCCGCAACGTCCGTACCGTGCGTGATGTGATTGATGCGGTGAAAAAAATCAGTGCTAACAATGGTTAA
- a CDS encoding acyl carrier protein encodes MELEQQLKQLIIDSLALEDMSVEDIDTDAALFGDDGLGLDSVDALELGLAVQKTFGLQLDSEQHNLREHFESVATLAKFIRSQQG; translated from the coding sequence ATGGAACTCGAACAACAATTAAAACAGCTGATCATTGATAGCCTTGCACTTGAAGATATGAGTGTGGAAGACATCGACACCGATGCCGCTTTATTTGGTGACGATGGTTTAGGTTTAGACTCTGTCGATGCGTTAGAGTTAGGTTTAGCGGTACAAAAAACCTTTGGTTTACAATTAGATAGCGAACAGCACAATTTGCGTGAGCATTTTGAAAGCGTGGCAACCTTAGCGAAATTTATCCGCTCACAACAGGGCTAG
- a CDS encoding hydroxymyristoyl-ACP dehydratase — translation MVNLQQNCTACVDPIWTEQVRSENSLFLRGKVPADLVFFGGHFADFPLVPGVIELQWVVDQLHAYFGKEMPILRVDNLKFQKFLRPNDEMELTLKWDEAKNRMGFQLKTDNEMCGSGLIVLQNG, via the coding sequence ATGGTTAATCTTCAGCAAAATTGCACCGCTTGCGTGGATCCGATTTGGACGGAACAAGTGCGGTCAGAAAATTCACTATTTCTGCGGGGCAAAGTGCCCGCAGATTTAGTCTTTTTTGGAGGGCATTTTGCCGATTTTCCACTGGTGCCAGGGGTGATCGAACTGCAATGGGTGGTCGATCAGCTGCACGCCTATTTTGGCAAAGAGATGCCGATTTTGCGGGTGGATAATCTCAAATTCCAAAAATTTCTTCGCCCGAACGATGAAATGGAACTCACGCTCAAATGGGATGAAGCCAAAAACCGAATGGGCTTTCAGTTGAAAACCGACAACGAAATGTGCGGTAGTGGGCTGATTGTGCTGCAAAATGGCTAA
- a CDS encoding beta-ketoacyl synthase has protein sequence MYLNAASRLQAVSSSENFAKNSLKRTACQLGLQVDLPYFNLFESPRLSLSELYQLIDQQIHQTLQQAGWSPDDLATMPILLGSTGYVIADSEARLAAQQPLPEAYSIAMIGDYLRQHYQTQVYSFATSCTSSAHAIQYAAKMLAQGLCCKALVIGFESFNRLTFEHFHSMHLLAHKLPYLPLLKPNGIVLGEGLACVALSHEPHSDFHCELLGVSSLTDNHNLTSNDETQFHQLIDTILVNANLTAEQIQGVKVHGVGGQSDEMEKRLLNERFPHSAWLIPKAFCGHTLGAAGAVETAFLLEHLQRGSIADVQNVMENRPLVLPNGYYLNYFLGFGGSNLGWVLKWEK, from the coding sequence GTGTATCTCAATGCTGCCAGCCGCTTACAAGCGGTCAGTTCCAGCGAAAATTTTGCAAAAAATTCACTAAAACGCACCGCTTGTCAGCTTGGTTTGCAGGTGGATTTGCCTTATTTCAATCTGTTTGAATCGCCGCGGTTATCGTTATCAGAGCTGTATCAGCTAATCGATCAGCAGATTCACCAAACGCTCCAACAAGCGGGGTGGTCGCCTGATGATTTAGCCACAATGCCGATTCTGCTTGGCTCTACGGGCTATGTGATTGCAGACAGTGAAGCCCGCCTTGCCGCTCAGCAGCCCTTGCCCGAAGCATATAGTATTGCGATGATCGGTGATTATTTACGGCAGCATTATCAAACGCAGGTGTACAGTTTTGCCACTTCCTGCACCTCCTCGGCTCACGCCATTCAATATGCCGCCAAAATGTTAGCCCAAGGCTTGTGCTGTAAAGCGTTGGTTATCGGTTTTGAATCGTTTAATCGTTTGACTTTTGAACATTTTCATTCAATGCACCTGCTTGCCCACAAGCTGCCCTATTTGCCGTTACTCAAGCCAAATGGCATCGTGCTTGGCGAAGGGCTGGCTTGCGTGGCGTTATCTCACGAACCCCATTCCGATTTTCACTGTGAGCTGCTTGGCGTGAGTAGTTTGACCGATAATCATAATTTAACCAGTAACGATGAAACGCAATTTCATCAGTTGATTGACACCATTTTAGTCAATGCCAATTTGACCGCCGAGCAAATTCAAGGAGTGAAAGTTCACGGCGTGGGTGGGCAGAGTGATGAGATGGAAAAACGCCTGTTAAATGAACGTTTTCCCCATTCCGCTTGGCTGATCCCCAAAGCATTTTGTGGGCACACACTCGGGGCGGCAGGGGCGGTGGAAACGGCATTTTTGCTGGAACATTTGCAGCGTGGCAGCATTGCCGATGTGCAAAATGTTATGGAAAACCGACCGCTTGTGTTGCCGAATGGCTACTATCTGAACTACTTTCTCGGCTTTGGTGGCAGCAACTTGGGGTGGGTGCTAAAATGGGAAAAATAG
- a CDS encoding prevent-host-death protein — translation MTIISSREFNQHLSQAQKAAQLAPVIITNRGEPAYVLMSYAEYEKQLQSKPFLSALEALTPSDPALADIEFELQPRSRGQRRPVDLED, via the coding sequence ATGACCATCATCAGTAGTCGAGAATTTAACCAACATCTTAGCCAAGCTCAAAAAGCCGCACAGCTTGCCCCCGTGATTATCACCAATCGGGGTGAGCCTGCGTATGTATTAATGAGCTACGCTGAGTATGAAAAACAACTCCAATCAAAGCCGTTTTTAAGTGCATTAGAAGCTTTAACGCCAAGCGATCCGGCGCTCGCTGATATTGAGTTTGAACTTCAGCCACGCAGTCGTGGGCAACGCCGACCTGTCGATTTGGAGGACTGA
- a CDS encoding ABC transporter ATP-binding protein has translation MIVTKNLNHQYPNASTAALQNINLQISAGDAIGLLGPNGAGKTTLMSLLTGLQAVQSGQILLDGVPFEQLSKSQRHQISLVPQDFAFYPLLSVWENLTFFAALYGIKDNTHLEYLLEKTGLTAHRKKLAKHLSGGLKRRLNFAIGLINRPKVIFLDEITVGIDPVSRQFILQSVAELTAQGVTVIYTSHYLQEIEQLCGRLVLLNQGKLIYQGDISQIVAEHHSLERFYLDFLDKRAGKTC, from the coding sequence ATGATAGTCACCAAGAATCTAAACCACCAATACCCCAATGCTTCGACTGCGGCATTGCAAAACATCAACCTGCAAATCTCCGCAGGCGATGCGATCGGGTTGTTGGGTCCAAATGGGGCGGGGAAGACAACGCTGATGTCGTTGCTGACGGGATTACAAGCGGTGCAGTCGGGGCAAATTTTGCTGGATGGCGTGCCGTTTGAGCAGCTGTCGAAGTCGCAGCGTCATCAAATCTCCCTTGTGCCGCAAGATTTTGCCTTTTATCCGCTGCTGTCGGTGTGGGAGAATCTGACTTTTTTCGCTGCTCTTTATGGCATTAAGGATAACACTCACCTTGAATACCTGCTAGAAAAAACGGGGCTGACGGCACATCGTAAAAAGCTCGCTAAGCATCTTTCTGGTGGGCTGAAACGGCGATTAAATTTTGCGATCGGGCTGATTAACCGCCCGAAAGTGATTTTTTTAGATGAAATCACCGTCGGCATTGATCCCGTCTCTCGTCAATTTATCCTACAAAGTGTGGCGGAGCTGACGGCACAAGGCGTGACGGTAATTTACACTTCCCACTATCTGCAAGAAATTGAGCAATTATGCGGGCGGTTGGTGTTGCTTAATCAAGGGAAGCTGATTTACCAAGGCGATATTTCACAGATTGTGGCAGAGCACCACTCGTTAGAGCGATTTTATTTGGATTTTTTAGATAAACGGGCAGGAAAAACGTGCTAA
- a CDS encoding twitching motility protein PilT, producing MYLLDTNVISEVRKAAKGKANQGVTEWLATVANEKIFTNAVVMMELERGILSIARRDERQGQLLRFWLEHEIRPSLSNRILVVDAETARICAKLHIPDHAPENDAWIAASAIQHNLTLVTRNTADFARTGVKLFNPFR from the coding sequence ATGTATTTACTAGATACCAACGTCATCAGTGAAGTACGCAAAGCCGCAAAAGGCAAAGCCAATCAAGGTGTGACTGAATGGTTGGCGACTGTTGCTAATGAAAAGATTTTTACTAATGCGGTGGTAATGATGGAGCTAGAGCGAGGAATATTGAGCATCGCTCGCAGAGATGAACGACAAGGGCAGCTACTGCGATTTTGGTTAGAACACGAAATCCGTCCATCATTATCCAATCGTATTTTGGTAGTAGATGCTGAAACCGCCCGAATTTGTGCCAAGTTACATATCCCTGATCACGCCCCTGAAAATGATGCGTGGATTGCTGCCAGTGCAATTCAACATAATTTAACGTTGGTAACTCGCAATACTGCTGATTTTGCCCGCACAGGCGTGAAATTATTCAACCCATTTCGCTAA
- a CDS encoding acyl-phosphate glycerol 3-phosphate acyltransferase, with protein MAEKLDWLRRFVATLFGFVLFGVVGVLFKIGLHPYVKHYPHQDLATQLKGRKIVSRTWFWFVRYLRWAGILEVKYHGFERLGRVGQLILSNHPSLLDVVLIFSQEHRLNCIVKKDLIHNPAMSSPIKACGFIPNTESEALLEQSHEILQTQPLLLFPEGTRTGWDGVVKLHRGAVSIGLRSAKVITPIVIKMQPLNFKKGQPWYKIPARKIQYELTVGEDIDPQQWLAEKPLPIASRRLNQYLEDYFNSHTKDEKWNSNNN; from the coding sequence ATGGCAGAAAAATTAGATTGGCTACGGCGATTTGTTGCCACGTTATTCGGTTTCGTGCTGTTTGGCGTGGTGGGCGTGCTGTTTAAAATCGGGCTGCATCCCTATGTCAAACATTACCCTCATCAAGATCTCGCCACCCAACTCAAAGGGCGGAAAATTGTCAGCCGCACTTGGTTTTGGTTTGTTCGTTATCTGCGTTGGGCGGGGATTTTGGAAGTCAAATATCACGGTTTTGAACGCTTGGGGCGTGTGGGGCAGTTGATTTTATCCAACCATCCATCGCTACTCGATGTGGTGCTAATTTTCAGCCAAGAGCATCGTTTAAATTGCATCGTCAAAAAAGATCTCATTCACAACCCTGCTATGAGCAGCCCGATCAAGGCCTGCGGTTTTATCCCGAATACGGAATCAGAAGCACTACTCGAACAGAGCCACGAGATTTTACAAACGCAGCCGCTGTTGCTCTTTCCCGAAGGCACTCGCACGGGCTGGGACGGTGTGGTGAAATTGCATCGTGGTGCGGTGTCGATTGGCTTACGCAGTGCCAAAGTGATTACCCCGATAGTGATCAAAATGCAGCCACTTAATTTCAAAAAAGGGCAGCCTTGGTATAAAATTCCTGCCCGAAAAATTCAATATGAACTGACTGTCGGCGAGGATATCGATCCGCAACAATGGCTTGCTGAAAAGCCGTTGCCGATCGCTTCTCGCCGCTTAAATCAATATCTTGAAGATTATTTCAATTCACACACAAAGGACGAAAAATGGAACTCGAACAACAATTAA